Below is a window of Littorina saxatilis isolate snail1 linkage group LG2, US_GU_Lsax_2.0, whole genome shotgun sequence DNA.
agcgcgcgcgcgtgtgtgtgtgtgtgtgtgtgtgtgtgtgtgtgtgtgtgtgtgtgtgtgtttggtcacatttcaaggAACACATGGATGATGAATAAAGAGcatttgctttttttgtttcatgGGGAAGCTGTCAAAGCGAACTTTTGTGACTCTTTAATTTGGCGATGGATGATGATAATTAATTTAATCTGAGGCAATAAGGTTAGTTTTAGAAACAGCTCAGATTCTTCTTCTATAGTTTTGATAAGCTTGTCTCGTTCGGTCTTCTTTTCTTTGCAGGTGGGGTCTACTGTCTCGTACCGCTTTCAGACCAACTCATCACACCAGAATCTATTCTTCATCAGTGAAAACGGCGATGTGTACTTGCGCCGAACCATGGTCGGGTTAGCTGACAACACATTTGTGGTCAGTATGCACCGACTGTATAGATGTATGTTGAATGGCTTTGTAAATCAATTTTATTTTGTCGTAAAAACCTACTCTGACCGCCATTGTTCTATTTGCTGCACATTTGAGTCACTGTTTGAATGTGTTTGTATACGGATGACTGAGTACATTACCTTTTGATTACCCAGATGAATGTAAGCGCTGAGGATGATGGAGGACTGACCAGCCAGCCAGGTACCCTGACGGTCAGTGTGATTCGAAATGACTTCACCCCAGAGATCCTGAACATGCCACCAAATACGGCACGATCAGTCCGCAGTGACACCGGCCTCACAGTGGAGATCTTCACTTGCACCTCAAGGGACAGCGACACGGAGGTGAGTCTGTTATTGTATCACTGTTCAGGGGCggattaaggggggggggggttaaagggGTTtcggaatccccccccccccccggctgccaaaaaaattaaaaaaaattaatactaactttaaaagaaataatgagtggctgctgacaccagttgatcatgtttaaaatcaaggataagccataaattgttcataaaatagctaaaactcttcagcttctcgggggcaaagccccccagatcccccaacggggccttgcccatgtaccccacaaggggtctacccctggaccccaggttgtgacccccccctctggcttaactgctccgcccctgctgctgttgttgttgttgttgttgctggtgatgttgttgttgtcgttgttgttgttgttactgttgctggtgttgctgttgttgttgttggtgttggtgttcgTGGTGGTGCTCGTGGTGGTGgtgccgctgctgctgctgctgttgttgtgttgttgacCTGCAACTCTTGGTCTTTTCATAAAGTTTGCTCTAGTGTCAACACAGCATTTCCGTTTTTGTGTTATATTCTTTCCTATACCATATATATGTCTCTTTAAGAAGGTCATAGTTGTGGTGGGTGAGTGAGGGAGTTAGTAAGTaagttacttacttacttacttagttTCTTAGTTAGTGACTTAGTTGCGTAGTTACATAGTTTATcagtttctttattttgttggtTAATGATGAACGACTAAGAAGCTGAAACGATCTCGTGTGTTTCCACGGTATGGGTGTAAGTACACCGTATTTCTCTCACTGTTTCAGGCTGACTATGGACAAGTCAATTATCGCATTGTGGGTGAAGGAAGAGCCTCCAACATGTTTAAAGTCAACTCCAGCACTTGTGAAGTCACTCTTCGTACCGATCTGACTTCTGACACCGCCCAGGCGTACACTGTAAGAAATTACTTAACATTCAGCGTGATAAACCTTTGCGTTTTAGTCTTGCTAATGTTTCATTTGTTATCCATGATCGAGAAGCTCGTTACAATCTGGatgtgtatttctgtattttgaTCTTGCCTATTCTAACCTTCCACCAAACAGTTAGTTCAGTCACACTAGAGTTGAATAACGCAGCATTCTCTCTGAGGAAGATACGGTTTACTAAGGGATACCCGCTTCTGTCCGTGTTAAGCTCCTATTGCAACAATTGTCTGTGAAAGGTTGTCACGTATCAAGCTTTAGCTGAGATACAAGCAAGCAAGAAAGCAAAACAGCGAACTATCAACTTGTAAGTAAATTTGTGTTAGATGGAGAGACCTTTTTCAGTCATTTTTATCGTTTGATATCTTTTTATTGCTGGCTGCGTACAGCCATCGGCTAGTTTACTCATGATTCATGTTAACGGCTGATCAACTTGTTAATGATTGTTGCGTATAATTCCTGGCTTTAGGTCCTGATTGAAGCGTTTGATAACGCTGGAGCCGCTACCCGATCCAGCACAGGTACCCTCACTATCAACGTTGACCGTAACCTCTACCCACCTCAATTCATAAACCAACCGTACTCATTCGAGATCCTGGAGATTCAAGAACTAGGCATTCCCTTCGGTTACGCAAATGCCTCTGACAATGATACTGTGGTAAGTATTATCCTTCATTTTTACTGAATGCATGTGCATCACACAAGCTATGGCTTTTGAGAAATGGGTTCATTGTTTCTTTCATTTCTAGAAGAAGAATGTTAGAATTCAGAAGCTTTAACAGTAAGAGAAGGCActcaaaaataaaattcacaatGAAGCCTACGTTTCCTTTACATAAAACTGAAACCGTACTGTAATTCTTAAAATTAGACGCCTAAGAGATTAATGTCTTTATCACCACCACTCTCGGCATTCAACTTAATATCTTGGCGATTTATTATGCTCAATGTTATTACAGTCGCCATACGGGGACATCTACTATGAGGCAATGGGCAACGACACAGTGCTGACCTACTTTGGCATTAACGCCGATGGAGGCCTCATCTCTCTACGCTCACAGTGGCAGTACCCTGACAGGAGCGAAAACATCTTTAGGGTAGGTTATCTTCATGAGATCTGTTCTGAATACATGATGTGCTTTTACGGTACCTACGAAGATGCCTGATATAGAGACAGACTTGCTGAATGGCTTTCTGTTTCTGGTTTTCTTATGGAGTAATGTTTTACGAAAATCATGTCTGCATTTATGAAACATACGCATGTGCAATGCATGAAACACGATGAATTTACTTCATCGTTAACTGTTTGGCTCAGGTGATTAATCAGTGATTCTTAGTAATGAGCAGTATTTGTCTGTATGGACGAACAGCTGACCTTCCGTGAACACAAAAATTAACGTTGGTGTTCTCTCAGATGTATTGTTGTTGAAGatagagctttgaaactgtaTCCACTTCAAGGGTTTTATGACCTCCCGACATGGCCCTAGTCTGGTTGACACTCATCACATTCCAGGGGCACAGCGGAGTCAACTTGAAGTCTTAACATGTATACACACTCCTCATGCTTCCAGGGTTTGGTGGCTTCTGGAAATGAATCAAGTCTGGTTGAACCTGGTCatatttcaaggtcacagtatGATCGGGTTGAGATCAAAAAGGAAGACATTGTAATGTTATTCTATGTCCTTTGCGCTAGAGCAGCAGATCATTTGTTTCTGGTACATATTATTTATGACCAAGGTATGAGTGGTAACAGTTTAAAAGTTTGCATTGGTCGTTTTAATGTCATGCACACCGGAGCGATCATTGATATGGCAGCGGAGCACATGCACGTCTCTGTTCTGTTCAGGAAACGTTTAATATCTCCAAATACAGGAATACGCTGTGCTCCTTCTCGTGTTTTTAAAACATTATTCATGGTTGTCGTTTTCTCGTACAGTTTGACGTCCGACTGAGGGACGGGGCTGGACAGCAGAGTCCAGTAACAGCGTCAGTGATTGTGACTGTTATCCGCAACACTCAGCCTGTCTTCACCAACACTGCCAACTACCGTGTCAGCAACCTGACCGAGGACACTGCCGGTGGCACCGTTGTCTTTACCCCTCCTGTAACCAACCAAGACAGCAGGGTTAGCTATTACCTTTCATCCTCTTCTTGTATGATTTGTATCCCTGTCATAGCATCAAGTCACAGACGTCTTCAATTACAAAAGAAATCACTCAATCAGTAAGCCTTTGGTAAGCATGTTACCATGCCCTCATTCTCTATGGGTTTTTTTCAATAGCAACTGGCTCAGATTTACAGTGCTGAAGAGAAAGTTGTGAGAACTTTTCCTGTAAGCAGAAGCATTCGCAACTTCGAAAGCGTAATGCTCGGGTATTACTCATTGTGGCATCTTTGGTCACGTGACCAACTCAAAATAGAACCAACATCTAGTTGTTTTTCCGCGTTAAGATATATGCAAGGCAGTTCAAATCAAATTATTCTTGCTGCTGTCAATATGCCTGTCTTTATATTCATTATTGTAAACATAAAGTACATCAGAACAAGATTTCATATATATTTAATTTGAACGAGGTGTCCAAAATTAATCCCCCTTGCTCTTGTCCAATACCGCGCAATTTTCATCCAATCCATcaatcatttttgagtcacttgagaaaaagtgactctatgtaatcggtcagtgttagtctgtccggccggccgtccggccggccgtccgtagacaccaccttaacgttggacttttctcggaaactatcaaagcgatcgggctcatattttgtttagtcgtgacctccaatgacctctacactttaacgatggtttcgttgacctttgacctttttcaaggtcacaggtcagcgtcaaaggaaaaattagacattttatatctttgacaaagttcatcggatgtgattgaaactttgtaggattattctttacatcaaagtatttacatctgtagccttttacgaacgttatcagaaaaacaagggagataactagccttttctgttcggcaacacacaacttaacgttgggcttttctcggaaactataaaagtgaccgggctcaaattttatgtgaacgtgactcattgtgttgtgaatagcaatttcttcctgtccatctgatgcctcatataatattcagaactgcgaaagtgactcgatcgagcgtttgctcttcttgttattccTGTTCTACTTCTCGCTACATTTCAATTCTCCGAGCTTTAACTGATCGGAACCAAAGTTTGATATTTTTGATTGAAGAAAGGGGTTTCCACCTTACCTAATTTGAATGTACTTTCTAGTGTGCCCTCTATTGAAAGCCAGCCAGCCATTTTAACCCAATACCCCGTTTATGTCTTTTTCCGGCCAATTGAGAGCAGATTTTGGGGTACGCAGATTCTTTTAACTAAAGTTTGCACAAACATGCCCTTTCCTTTAATAACGCCCCTGAAATAGTCCATCGATTTGTAATCCGTTTAAGCTTACTTTTGAGATAGGCTTATTGAAGAGCTACACAGATAGAATATCTAGGACAATGTAAATATCAGCGAGCAGGTCAGTTGCAGGTTAAATCGCTGTACTATtattatatatgaagtcttatatcgcgcgcgtatctccagactcggactcaaggcgcagggatctatttatgccgtgtgagatggaattttttacataatacatcacgcattcacatcgaccagcaaattgcagccatttcggcgcatatcctacttttcacggcctgttattccaagtctcacgggtattttggtggacatttttttttatctatgcctatacaattttgccaggaaagacccttttgtcaatcgtgggatctttaacgtgcacaccccaatgtagtgtacacgaagggacctcggtttttcgtctcatccgaaagactagcacttgaacccaccacctaggttaggaaacccagggtcgaactcgcaacctctcgcttccgagcgcaagtgcattACCACTCGGCCATCCAGTCCTGTACCAGGTTTGGCCTCACGCTTCTTTGTGTTTAATTAATGGCAATCCCCTTCAACCCCTTCTCTCATTATATTTTCAACTTGCAGAACCCTTTCGATGACCTTGAGTTCGAGATGATTGGTGACGGCAGCACGACAGCCTTCTTCCAGGCCAACAACGCCAACGGTGCCATCAGCGTACGGCCTGATTCAGACCTGACTTCGGACACCGAGTCGGAGTACATTGTGAGTTacttttgtttggtttgttttaacACGGACTTTTCACCCCGGGTTGCACAAAACAACTTGAAgcggttttgtgtgtgtgtgtgtgtgtgtgtgtgtgtgtgtgtgtgtgtgtgtgtgtgtgtgtgtgtgtgtgtgcgtgtgtgtgtgtgtgcgtgtgtgtgaggggtgggGATggttgtgtgcgtgcttgcgtgcgtgggTTTGTGCGCGcacgtgagtgtgtgtttgagtgtgagtgtctgagggtgtgtgtgtgtggggggtggtcTTGGAGAATTTGTACAGTCTGTAAATGCAATCTCCCTTCACGGTTCTCACACTGTCACATTGCTGTTTGCAAGGCTCGGCTGGTGGTGCGTGACGGAGGTACCCCTCGTCTTTCCGACACCGCCACTGTTGTCATCCAGGTGCCAAGGAACAACTTCTCGCCCGGCTTCCTGCACGGTGATCTCACAGTGCGCATCCCTTTCAATGAGGATATCGGCACAGTGGTCGCAGACGTCAACGCAACTGACAATGACGGACAGGTAAGCTGGAATTCACTGGCAAGGGTGGCTTCTAACAAAAAGGGAAAGCTTGCTAGCGAACTCTGCCATTTAAAACATATACCCAGCTTAAACGATTTATTTGGAGAATAGCAAAGGTCCATTTTGCTTTTGACTTGTTTATATTATGCGAaacctgtgtttgtttgttctttttacctttttgagtcacttgagaaaaagtgactctatgtaatcggtcagtgttagtctgtccggccgtccgtagacaccaccttaacgttggacttttctcggaaactatcaaagcgatcgggctcatattttgtttagtcgtgacctccaatgacctctacactttaacgatggtttcgttgacctttgacctttttcaaggtcacaggtcagcgtcaaaggaaaaattagacattttatatctttgacaaagttcatcggatgtgattgaaactttgtaggattattctttacatcaaagtatttacatctgtagccttttacgaacgttatcagaaaaacaagggagataactagccttttctgttcggcaacacacaacttaacgttgggcttttctcggaaactataaaagtgaccgggctcaaattttatgtgaacgtgactcccagtgacctctacactttgacgtctgctttggtgacctttgacctttttcaaggtcacaggtatgtcttgaaggaaaaaaattgaaatatcatatctctgaaactatacatcggatttgattcaaactttataggattattctttacatcaggtatgcattgtgttgtgaatagcaatttcttcctgtccatctgatgcctcatatgatattcagaactgcgaaagtgactcgatcgagcgtttgctcttcttgttaacctTGGTCTTGGTAACATTGTTATTGTGTGCAATTAAGAATGTGCTGTGAAATATCGGATCTAAGCGCTTGTTGAAGGCTTGGTAACGAAAGAGAGGAACCCTGATTGTTTTTGATTGGTGAACACTTTGTTTCATTGTCTTCTTACAATGATACATCTTCTAATTCATAATGCtggtgttaaaggcacagtgcagctcacaaccttcgttttgcgtttttgttgcagctgagtgcatttacagttcaaaaatcctcctatggtagtaaaacaaacccaaaactacccaacgacgacatctgtgaagctcgacagtttcttgttcacgcgagtgcataaattaacctagttattacgtggtgtttggtcggagttcgattcaactgagtgattccggcctccattttgttttacacaaactcatgatgacgtctgacatagtttgttagtgacgtgtctttttgtgcatgatgtggtgatctacctgatctaaatttagatccaaaaataggtcaagaccagccgggtccgagcacgaaattaattcgtaaaaaaatcgcagttcttgactctttgggtgcaagtcaatgaaacttggtagttcttctaacggatagctgcctgaggtatgactaaaagccccaggggctccgtgcacctgtatttgacaagttcagtacctttaagcagTTTAGTGCTGTGCATGGCACGTCTGTGCATGCTTCGTTTCAAAAGTAAAATGTGTATGTGTTATGTGACAATATGAATTCCGTCACTGTAAAATCAACAACTTCTCGGTATTGCAGGATCACCCAGAAGGGAAGATCACTTACTCCATGGTTAGCGGCAACACCGACAACAACATTGAATACTTCAAGGTGTACCCGGATACTGGTCAACTAATCCTGACGGAGAATGCCGATCTGGACTCCATACCAAACGACAGATTTGTGGTGAGTTGATTTAACCGAGACCTTCATGTTAGAAGAATGGCCAAACAATCCAAGAAATGAGTGTCTGGCAGCAAAACAAGCATAGTTTAAATGTTAATTACCCCCTTTTAACATTGGACTTTTGAAAGTGCGAAGTTATGATTTTGTTTGCGGGAATGAGCACAACAAAGCTAATATAGAGTCAGaacatattttcaaaaagtAAAGTAACATAAACACAaaatacgcgcgcgtgtgtgtgtgcttatatatatatatctgtccgtgtgagtgtgtgcacgtACGTGcatgctcgtgtgtgtgtgtgtgcgtgtgtgtatgtgtctgtgtgtacatgtgtgtgtgtgagtgtgtcagtgtgtgtgtgtgtttgtgcgtgtgtgtttgtgcgcgtgcgtgtgtgtttgcgtgtgtataTACagttgtgtgtatttgtgttctcaatcgcgtgtgtgtgcgtacataagtgcttgtacgtgtatgtgtacACATGATTTTTAATGTCGCAGCTTACCCTAGCAGCCACAGATCAGGGGAGCCCAACTCGCACTGGTGAAGTTACCATCACAGTGATCATAGATAAGGATCCTGGCCAGCTGCTGTGTGGTCAGAACCCCTTCGTTTTTACCACGTCTGAGAACAGCAATGTTAACACTGTTGTTGGTAGTGTCACTGCCGCCCCTTCAGCCTCGGGAGTAAGTCCTTTCTTTATCGATATATGtgcctttttgtttgttttggtggtCAGT
It encodes the following:
- the LOC138954175 gene encoding protocadherin-20-like — its product is MAIPFNPFSHYIFNLQNPFDDLEFEMIGDGSTTAFFQANNANGAISVRPDSDLTSDTESEYIARLVVRDGGTPRLSDTATVVIQVPRNNFSPGFLHGDLTVRIPFNEDIGTVVADVNATDNDGQVSWNSLARVASNKKGKLASELCHLKHIPSLNDLFGE